From a single Mobula birostris isolate sMobBir1 chromosome 13, sMobBir1.hap1, whole genome shotgun sequence genomic region:
- the LOC140207010 gene encoding uncharacterized protein: MADQRVHTRERPFTCSDCGKGFHQSTTLLVHKSVHTGERPFTCSDCGKGFTQSSNLIVHQRVHIREKPFTCSDCRKGFTRSSDLLVHQRVHTGERPFTCSDCGMGFTRSSKLKEHQRVHTGEWPFTCSDCGKGFTCLSKLKVHQRVHTGERPFTCSDCGKGFSRSSKLLAHQSVHTGERPFTCSDCGKGFICSSNLKAHQRVHTGERLFTCSDCGKGFTRSPDLLVHQRVHTAERPFTCSDCGKGFTRSPDLLAHQRVHTGERPFSCSDCGKGFSRSPDLLVHQRVHTGERPFSCSDCGRGFTQSSTLQRHQSVHTGERPFSCSVCGKRFARSSNLESHQRVRTGEKPFTCSECGKGFTHSFTLHRHQRVHTGEKLFTCSECGKGFTRSSNLQSHQRVHTGEKPFTCSDCGKRFTWSSQLLAHQSVHTGEAVPLL, encoded by the coding sequence ATGGCtgaccagcgagttcacaccagggagcggccattcacctgctcagactgtgggaagggattccatcAGTCAACCACcctactggtacacaagtcagttcacactggggagaggccgttcacctgctcagactgtgggaagggattcactcaatcgtcCAACCTAATagtgcaccagcgagttcacatcagggagaagccattcacctgctcagactgcaggaagggattcactaggtcatctgacctactggtgcaccaacgagttcacactggggagaggccgttcacctgctcagattgtgggatgggattcactcggtcatctaaactgaaggaacatcagagagttcacaccggggaatggccattcacctgctcagactgtgggaagggattcacttgtttatctaaactgaaggtacatcagcgagttcacactggagagaggccgttcacctgctcagactgtgggaagggattctctcggtcatccaagctactggcacaccagtcagttcacactggagagagaccattcacctgctcagactgtgggaagggattcatttgctcatctaatctgaaggcacatcagcgagttcacactggagagaggctgttcacctgctcagactgtggaaagggcttTACTCGGTCACCCGACCTactggtacaccagcgagttcacactgcagagaggccattcacctgctcagactgtgggaagggattcactcggtcacccgacctactggcacatcagagagttcacactggagagaggccgttcagctgctcagactgtgggaaagggttcagtcggtcacccgacctactggtacaccagcgagttcacactggggagaggccgttctcctgctcagactgtgggagggggttCACTCAGTCCTCCACTTtacagagacaccagtctgttcacacaggggagaggccgttcagctgctcagtctgtgggaagagattcgctcggtcatccaacctagagagtcatcagcgagttcgcactggggagaagccgttcacctgctcagaatgtgggaagggattcactcattcaTTCACCCTACacagacatcagcgagttcacactggggagaagctgttcacctgctcagaatgtgggaagggcttcactcggtcatccaatctacagagtcatcagcgagttcacactggagagaagccgttcacctgctcagactgtgggaagagattcacttggtcatcccaactactggcacaccagtcagttcatacgggagaggctgttcccctgcTATGA